Proteins encoded in a region of the Pelmatolapia mariae isolate MD_Pm_ZW unplaced genomic scaffold, Pm_UMD_F_2 NODE_ptg000835l+_length_28846_cov_1, whole genome shotgun sequence genome:
- the LOC134623691 gene encoding UPF0461 protein C5orf24 homolog: MMHQVTTSSSDYCMSALTEDCHPGSHFDLCSTQSNKFYPSPTNPGLQLSLAGLAPLPQGMHKAMACQLQDTQNDFQPQAVRIRASEALGPEGSKKKKGTAKSGRRGRPSGTTKSAGYRTSTGRPLGTTRAAGFKTSPGRPLGTTKAAGYKVSPGRPPGSIKSLTRLKKLEFGCDGTRKLDFSNCSAPKKLDFTSCDVSSFPYTMMEKRDLCEPGSNKVDETTEINSAAASPVFEKHLVA, encoded by the coding sequence ATGATGCACCAAGTGACCACCAGCAGCAGTGACTATTGCATGAGTGCACTAACAGAGGACTGTCATCCAGGCAGCCACTTTGATTTATGTAGTACACAGTCCAACAAATTCTACCCCTCTCCGACAAACCCTGGTTTGCAGCTGTCCCTCGCCGGCCTTGCCCCTTTGCCACAGGGCATGCACAAAGCCATGGCGTGCCAGTTACAAGACACCCAGAATGACTTCCAGCCACAGGCGGTGAGAATCAGAGCCAGTGAAGCTCTAGGGCCTGAGGGCTCTAAGAAAAAGAAGGGCACAGCAAAGTCAGGGCGGAGAGGGAGGCCATCGGGGACCACAAAGTCAGCTGGGTACCGTACAAGTACTGGGCGTCCACTTGGGACAACTAGAGCAGCCGGTTTCAAGACAAGCCCAGGTAGGCCCCTTGGAACCACCAAAGCTGCAGGATATAAGGTGAGCCCTGGGAGACCGCCCGGCAGCATCAAGAGCCTTACTCGCCTCAAGAAGCTAGAATTCGGATGCGACGGCACCAGGAAGCTGGACTTTAGCAACTGCAGTGCTCCCAAGAAGCTGGACTTCACTAGCTGTGATGTTTCATCTTTTCCATACACCATGATGGAGAAAAGAGACCTCTGTGAGCCCGGTAGCAATAAAGTGGATGAAACCACAGAGATAAATTCTGCAGCTGCTTCCCCGGTGTTTGAAAAACATTTGGTTGCATGA
- the LOC134623694 gene encoding histone-lysine N-methyltransferase NSD2-like — protein sequence MKQSYRPGLRVGSVFGSGPPELRPHNGPVSTSYGNQCGIVKRGSDQSSTVQLPSSSLKQPALLGYNQTNRSKSYSSLRRPYDLNTAINKPDPERDLHPRNNLLCASPISDDDDDDEFEAPTVQLPPSPGNDDMEPVGTLPDMSRNGFFLHSPDSFERCSPIPNGCLHFESTLFDSSDVKGDDEEGDSGEELAPFGHSPQPSQDRTVTECKTTCDSGVDKRTYKPTVFNLMSKTISELNPTLSPSALPDISMRDGWSLGEESDSDGELLSPVDPGLISPGGTNSNSNSPKKRPLPAVKYLEGDLVWAKFNRRPWWPCQITSDLDQGIHTKMKVPSPRPCRMYFLETIGEIVESSWVPGNVILPFEGGHQFEDLPVLRRRGKQKEKDYKYTIPKSLLTAWKVSVAEAEYLLPGRQRKSETVLSVSVKGDERIPSPLPNEKAHKSPSVSVDASGPPASSTASNGNEHHLMKNSTNQGNNNKAQKKKKKCLSDIFGHIVSGSKESSTGQLHTAPRALKEEPKDSPYADLDSVPMLHRPKRTALSPVHSIEGLVQREKSSTKAKKSTEKVSRGADSFSSLKNKRTSKNTNSGQRLDSCVESEKTSVDLPASSGLMTRALQAEEETDFKDAVATSHFSAEASADDSPANTPTNASINTEMSPTRESSCSVSLSVNHSSPKRRARKLDKKLIRNGSWIKSKCVATTESTLQPLKIKTESTVRDITTTSQSLSLSPMDTFPDIQEIKFKSLAKEESSDSETAAFRPDSNYKFSTFLMLLKDLHDTREKEGKPLTIPPSPALIKEEPLVIPTSTDVDTPNGSCEGLTHGVKLENGQSRKSAIPHRTEERTKIRTKGITGTDTNHCEDSPIRTPPGSSEKQRRKQRLPAKLKLSISGLSSDLADMAYGREFVSGHADLADSGSVPVVAADPSTSYLDNNSEAMLAPKKRWQVVEEAAERKGELLSEASDEMMASPDLEPGAEKCTESDSHLSDGSSSAENKRLRKPTKRLLESAEEYEQIFAPKKRSKKHLSESSQMQTSGIAALHDLSITSETVTPASPSDEPAEAPAELEKSPSQDELSPAAPSVASVTTQPPFDPDTPEETDLPPEPETELLIQERKRPRKLSHKVLDCNIEEVPAAPAKKKEQKRHSAITSEVKVLVKKRQLGFVKNEKPMFSTSSSPAAASAASKPTESRSPSPKGSKTPKQEAEVEACSTEEKQNTGTLTPKAEVLPAGWNDSLSSQVDVKGKIGAASVKESVCQVCERTGDLLVCEGHCYGAFHLQCIGLSAPPKGKFFCRECNTGVHACFVCKKSGDGVKRCIIPLCGKFYHTDCIMAYSATQPHNKGFRCPLHVCLSCHITNPLNICSSKGRLARCVRCPVAYHANDNCMAAGSLVLANNSFLCPNHFTPRKGCKNHEHINVSWCFVCSEGGSLLCCEACPAAFHRECLNMEMPQGSWFCNDCKAGKKPRIKDILWVKWGRYRWWPAEVCLTKEVPNNILRMKHEVGEFPVQFFGSKDFVWTYQARVFPYMEGDTHNIEKMGKGADAVYKKALNEAAERFKELQAEKELKQLQEDRKNDKKPPPYRHIRVNRPIGKVQIITADLSEVPRCNCKAVDENPCGIDSECINRMLMYECHPQVCAAGDRCQNQSFTKRQYTPVEIYRTLSCGWGLRGLSDIRKGAFISEYVGEVIDEEECRARIRHAQENDICNFYMLTLDKDRIIDAGPKGNQARFMNHSCQPNCETQKWTVNGDTRVGLFALQDIPKGEELTFNYNLECRGNGKTACKCGAPNCSGFLGVRPKNQPAAEKMKPKEGKRKGTMKKKTKQEVTKEREDECFSCGDGGQIVSCKKPGCPKVYHADCLNLAKRPAGK from the exons ATGAAGCAGTCATACAGACCGGGTCTTAGGGTAGGCTCAGTGTTTGGCTCAGGCCCGCCAGAGCTGAGGCCCCACAATGGCCCTGTGAGCACTTCCTATGGAAACCAATGTGGCATTGTGAAGCGAGGATCAGACCAGTCATCAACTGTGCAGCTGCCATCCTCCAGCCTCAAACAACCCGCTTTACTAGGGTACAATCAGACTAACCGATCTAAAAGCTACAGTTCTTTGAGGAGGCCCTACGACCTGAACACTGCGATCAACAAACCTGACCCAGAAAGGGACCTTCATCCTCGAAACAACTTGCTCTGTGCAAGCCCAATTagcgacgacgatgatgatgatgagtttGAGGCGCCAACTGTCCAGTTGCCTCCTTCTCCAGGCAACGATGACATGGAGCCTGTTGGGACTCTGCCGGACATGAGCAGAAATGGTTTCTTCCTACACAGTCCTGACAGCTTCGAGCGCTGTTCCCCCATTCCAAACGGATGCCTGCATTTTGAGTCCACACTATTCGACAGCAGCGATGTAAAGGGGGACGATGAGGAGGGGGACAGCGGCGAGGAACTCGCGCCTTTTGGCCACTCCCCACAGCCGAGTCAGGATCGAACTGTTACAGAGTGTAAGACCACATGCGACTCAGGGGTGGATAAAAGAACATACAAACCTACAGTCTTTAATCTAATGTCCAAAACTATATCTGAGCTCAACCCTACACTAAGCCCCAGCGCGCTGCCAGACATCTCCATGAGAGATGGGTGGAGTTTGGGTGAGGAATCTGACAGTGATGGTGAACTTCTCTCCCCTGTTGACCCAGGACTTATCTCACCAGGTGGCACCAACTCTAAT TCCAACAGCCCAAAGAAAAGGCCTCTTCCTGCAGTGAAATACTTGGAAGGGGATTTGGTGTGGGCAAAATTCAACAGACGGCCCTGGTGGCCCTGTCAGATCACAAGCGACCTGGATCAGGGGATTCACACTAAGATGAAAG TTCCCAGTCCCCGTCCTTGCCGGATGTATTTCTTGGAGACGATTGGCGAGATTGTAGAGTCTTCCTGGGTCCCAGGGAACGTTATTCTACCTTTTGAAGGAGGCCATCAGTTTGAAGACCTTCCTGTTCTCAGGCGGCGAGGGAAGCAGAAGGAGAAAGACTACAAGTATACG ATACCCAAAAGTTTGCTGACTGCGTGGAAAGTCAGTGTAGCAGAAGCTGAGTATCTGCTCCCGGGTCGGCAAAGGAAAAGTGAAACTGTGCTTTCAGTGTCGGTCAAAGGAGATGAACGTATACCCAGCCCGCTCCCTAATGAGAAGGCACACAAGAGCCCGTCTGTCTCTGTGGACGCCAGTGGACCTCCAGCATCTTCTACAGCCTCCAATGGAAATGAGCACCATCTCATGAAAAACTCTACAAATCAAGGCAATAACAATAAAgctcagaagaagaaaaagaagtgtcTGTCAGACATATTTGGTCATATAGTTAGTGGATCAAAGGAATCCTCCACAGGCCAGCTTCACACAGCACCGCGTGCACTGAAAGAAGAGCCGAAGGACTCACCTTATGCTGACCTGGATTCAGTTCCGATGCTGCATCGACCAAAACGCACAGCGCTGTCTCCAGTACACAGTATAGAGGGACTGGtccaaagagaaaaaagttcAACAAAGGCTAAAAAGAGTACAGAAAAAGTGAGCCGGGGTGCAGACTCATTTAgcagcttaaaaaacaaaaggacatcaaaaaacacaaattctgGCCAGAGGTTGGACAGCTGTGTTGAAAGTGAAAAGACCTCGGTGGATCTTCCTGCCAGCAGTGGCCTGATGACGAGGGCTCTGCAGGCGGAGGAAGAGACCGATTTCAAAGATGCAGTGGCCACGAGCCACTTCTCAGCAGAAGCCTCTGCTGATGATTCTCCTGCTAATACACCTACTAATGCTTCCATCAACACTGAAATGTCTCCTACTCGGGAATCCTCCTGCAGTGTATCACTGTCTGTAAACCACAGCTCTCCAAAAAGGCGTGCAAGGAAGCTTGATAAGAAGCTAATTCGTAATGGCTCATGGATTAAGTCCAAGTGTGTGGCCACGACTGAGTCCACTTTGCAACCTCTTAAGATCAAGACAGAAAGCACTGTCAGGGATATCACAACCACTTCTCAGTCCTTGTCCCTGTCACCGATGGATACCTTTCCAGATATCCAGGAAATAAAGTTTAAATCTCTTGCAAAGGAGGAGAGCAGTGACTCTGAAACTGCTGCATTTCGGCCTGATTCCAATTATAAATTCAGTACTTTCTTGATGCTTCTGAAAGACCTGCATGATACCAGGGAAAAAGAAGGCAAACCGCTGACAATCCCACCATCACCTGCCCTAATCAAAGAGGAACCCCTAGTGATCCCTACTTCCACAGATGTTGACACTCCCAATGGTTCTTGTGAGGGATTAACTCATGGGGTCAAACTTGAAAATGGCCAGTCACGCAAATCCGCAATACCCCACAGGACAGAGGAAAGGACAAAGATTAGGACTAAAGGCATCACCGGAACTGACACCAACCACTGTGAAGACTCTCCCATTCGTACTCCGCCTGGAAGCTCAGAAAAGCAACGTAGGAAACAAAGATTACCCGCCAAACTTAAACTTAGCATATCTGGCCTTTCCTCCGACCTGGCCGACATGGCTTACGGCAGGGAGTTTGTTAGCGGCCATGCCGATTTGGCCGATTCTGGATCGGTTCCTGTTGTCGCTGCCGATCCTTCCACCAGCTACCTCGATAACAACTCAGAAGCCATGTTGGCTCCAAAGAAGCGCTGGCAGGTGGTTGAGGAGGCTGCCGAGAGGAAGGGTGAACTCCTGAGTGAGGCGTCTGATGAGATGATGGCATCACCAGATCTTGAACCGGGGGCTGAGAAGTGCACGGAGAGCGACTCGCATTTGTCCGACGGAAGCAGCTCAGCCG AGAACAAACGCCTCCGGAAACCCACCAAACGTCTGTTGGAGTCGGCCGAGGAGTATGAACAAATATTTGCCCCAAAAAAGAGATCAAAGAAGCACTTGTCAGAATCTTCCCAAATG CAGACTTCAGGGATTGCAGCACTCCACGACCTCAGCATCACGTCAGAGACTGTTACCCCAGCCTCTCCATCAGACGAGCCCGCCGAGGCTCCGGCAGAGTTGGAAAAGAGTCCGTCTCAGGACGAGCTTTCTCCTGCAGCACCTTCGGTAGCTTCAGTCACGACACAGCCCCCCTTTGACCCAGACACCCCAGAGGAAACTGATCTACCTCCTGAACCAG AGACGGAATTATTAATCCAAGAAAGAAAGAGGCCGAGAAAGCTGTCGCACAAGGTGCTGGACTGTAACATAGAAGAGGTGCCTGCTGCTCCTGCAAAGAAGAAG GAGCAAAAACGTCACAGTGCAATTACGTCGGAGGTGAAGGTGTTGGTGAAGAAAAGACAG TTGGGATTTGTGAAGAATGAGAAGCCCATGTTCAGCACATCCtcttctcctgctgctgcttctgctgcctCCAAGCCCACAGAGAGCAGATCTCCAAGCCCCAAAGGATCCAAGACCCCTAAGCAGGAGGCTGAGGTGGAGGCCTGCAGCACCGAGGAGAAACAAAACACTGGAACACTAACTCCCAAAGCCGAG GTGCTGCCGGCCGGCTGGAATGACAGTCTGTCCTCACAGGTTGATGTAAAAGGCAAAATAGGAGCTGCATCCGTGAAGGAAAGTGTCTGTCAG GTGTGTGAGAGGACGGGAGACCTGCTGGTGTGTGAAGGCCACTGTTACGGAGCTTTTCACCTACAGTGCATTGGCCTGTCGGCGCCTCCGAAGGGAAAATTCTTCTGTCGCGAATGCAACACTG GCGTTCACGCGTGCTTCGTGTGTAAGAAGTCCGGAGATGGGGTGAAACGCTGCATAATCCCGCTGTGTGGGAAATTCTACCACACGGACTGTATAATGGCCTACTCGGCCACCCAGCCTCACAACAAAGGCTTTCGCTGCCCCCTGCATGTGTGCCTGTCCTGCCACATTACCAATCCCCTCAACATCTGCAGCTCTAAAG GTCGGTTGGCTCGATGCGTTCGCTGTCCCGTCGCCTATCACGCCAATGACAACTGCATGGCAGCGGGCAGCTTGGTGCTGGCGAACAACAGTTTCCTCTGTCCGAACCACTTCACTCCTCGCAAAGGCTGCAAGAACCACGAGCACATCAACGTTAGCTGGTGCTTTGTCTGCTCTGAAG GGGGCAGTCTGCTGTGCTGTGAAGCCTGTCCTGCTGCTTTCCATCGGGAATGCTTGAATATGGAGATGCCACAGGGTAGCTGGTTCTGCAACGACTGCAAAGCTGGAAAGAAGCCCCGTATTAAGGACATCCTGTGGGTCAAGTGGGGGCGTTACAG GTGGTGGCCTGCTGAAGTCTGCCTGACCAAAGAGGTCCCAAATAACATCTTAAGGATGAAACATGAGGTTGGGGAGTTCCCGGTGCAgttctttggctccaaagatTTCGTGTGGACATACCAGGCCAGAGTGTTTCCCTACATGGAGGGCGATACTCACAATATAGAAAAAATGGGCAAGGGTGCAGATGCAGTGTACAAAAAGG CACTGAATGAAGCGGCCGAGCGGTTCAAAGAGCTTCAGGCAGAAAAGGAGCTGAAGCAGCTTCAGGAGGACAGAAAGAATGACAAGAAGCCGCCTCCATACAGACACATTAGG GTAAACCGGCCAATTGGGAAGGTGCAGATTATCACCGCTGACCTCTCGGAGGTTCCACGATGTAACTGCAAGGCGGTTGACGAGAACCCGTGCGGCATCGACTCTGAGTGCATTAACCGTATGCTGATGTACGAGTGTCACCCTCAGGTGTGCGCGGCAGGGGACCGATGCCAAAATCAATCTTTCACAAAGCGCCAGTACACACCTGTGGAGATTTACAGGACTCTGTCCTGCGGCTGGGGTTTGCGCGGCTTGTCGGACATCAGGAAG GGAGCTTTTATCAGTGAATACGTGGGCGAGGTGATAGATGAAGAAGAATGCCGCGCCAGGATCAGGCACGCTCAGGAGAATGACATCTGCAACTTCTACATGCTTACACTGGACAAA GATCGCATCATTGACGCGGGGCCCAAAGGCAACCAGGCTCGCTTCATGAACCACAGCTGCCAGCCAAACTGTGAGACTCAGAAGTGGACTGTGAATGGGGACACCAGAGTGGGGCTGTTTGCTTTACAAGACATCCCAAAAG GCGAGGAGCTGACTTTCAACTACAACCTGGAGTGTCGTGGCAATGGGAAGACCGCCTGTAAATGTGGAGCACCCAACTGTAGCGGTTTCCTGGGTGTCCGGCCAAAG AACCAGCCAGCAGCTGAGAAAATGAAACCTAAGGAAGGAAAACGGAAGGGCACTATGAAGAAGAAGACCAAGCAAGAGGTGACCAAGGAGAGGGAAGATGAGTGCTTCAGCTGTGGTGACGGGGGTCAGATAGTTTCCTGTAAGAAGCCGGGCTGCCCAAAGGTCTATCATGCTGACTGCCTCAACCTGGCCAAGAGGCCTGCAGGCAAGTAG